The Eleginops maclovinus isolate JMC-PN-2008 ecotype Puerto Natales chromosome 3, JC_Emac_rtc_rv5, whole genome shotgun sequence genome includes a region encoding these proteins:
- the ptpn23a gene encoding tyrosine-protein phosphatase non-receptor type 23: MEAVPRMPMIWLDLKEAGDFQFSPSVRQFILKNYGENPDNYNEQMKKLETLRQSAVNVTRDFEGCSTLRKYFGQLHYLQSRVPMGTGQEAAVPISWTEIFSGKTVTHDDISYEQACILYNLGALHSMLGAMDNRVSEEGMKVSCTHFQCSAGAFSYLRDHFSHNFSVDMSHQILNLNINLMLGQAQECLLEKSMLDNRKSFLVARISAQVVDYYKEACRALENSETASMLGKIQKDWKKLVQMKIYYFASIAHLHMGKQAEEQQKYGERLAYLQSSLDKLTEAIKLAKGQPDSVQDALRFTMDVIGGKFNSAKKDNDFIYHETVPSLETLASVKGAPLVKALPVNPTDPSVTGPDLFAKLVPMAAHEASSLYSEEKAKLLRDVMIKIDSKNETLEQFMDSLGLEPESVDNLDMYSHIPPVLMEKCAALSVRPDTVKSLIQSMQGLSGVFTDVESSLKEIRDVLEEDEAGQRALQEAVGPAAGELHPAAQAQALAEIRRDLEKYMEAHEKASFTNTELHRAMHLHISNLRLLGGPLESLKEALPRPQLSEEEVAGLQCMKRILGKVQEMREQRGSLEKQLRDLIQQDDITSTLVTTERADMRRIFEEQLKKYEQVKVYIDQNLAAQENILKALTEANVQYASVRKGLSQTEQQWNGTVQGLVGSYEAYEDLMKKSQEGKEFYEDLEDKASRLLERAKTLAQTRAEGRRPVLEKETQKKPPARPTAAKPSLQAKSSDGDSACSSLDDPELAQLSAAILALGGDLPEELRSLPPDIPSLPTGAARHPGHEPYLPPGANMGVSSSLPWPGAPAAGLPRFPANLPPPELLARIAQFPTSGLATQLPRGPLPQMAPQMPPHLPGYRPPHPQAPQPGLVAPTPVRPSTTTVDSIQAPIPSYAHTPHHPGPPAASTGYAVPPQMGGYPQFMTRPGMPIQGAPQPQQPQQKQQPYPQAMGLPQGYQPGPGPVPGPHPHMQAQQGYPHGYMPPQPGVPPHYQQAFPGQLQPHQQNGYQPQPQIPQGYQPPRGYLPQQHPHMMPGSMPRPPQTVSQHLPPTSQPAPPTSQPYLPHPHQQMPPGLPHPHMMPQQQQIPPHPQMHIPGGPRIQMPPTSQPMPPVSQHYMPPGNQPLHSNMRPQMPPASQPHMVHMPRGHMPQMPPHHHPGQPPITNMPQQPMQMPGQALPPHSGGVCYPGGAPMMPQQPLAPQPAAPQQPQGPMIHPQPSPMYPPAVGPNVPPSAPQQPPAVGPHVPPAQHMMQPTPGGPSVPPNNVPPSPSPSPSPSPSPGPTSLTLNPQQRATPAPTPGAPPTLPSPSAASPSTSLFQRQNSSTDDLLSSSPESIPGGTKAPTNVLQPTKADPQDGKKSSQAVLLIQGDPYQAPERIARLHGELERYRAKVDSLEHPSENEGGLSVLDARWKELQDQQEKDARQLSIAIARCYTMKNRHQDVMPYDLNRVVLQSGKDDYINASCVEDLSPYCPRLIATQAPLSGTAADFWLMVYEQKVSLIVMLVSEQELDKGKVVRYFPTERGQQVAQGPITLSLTTQKTAPTHVERMISLQYRDQSLKRTVVHLQFTSWPELGLPESKSNLLRFIQEVHGHYLHQRPLHTPVVVHCSSGVGRTGAFCLLYAALQELEAGHGIPDLPVLVKKMRQQRKNMLQEKLHLKFCYEAVLKHVEQVLQRHGITTPTSTPTCSRSSSSAGTKPYLRQESQQDIVLGGDMPISSIQATIAKLSIRPPSATDPAMETPYGLEEQHGGSVFDSQSDVQLVQDPPTDPPSSFSPPLTSPTHSPPPNGLDAASPSSLPALPDASPSVSPPPASSAPAPSSLELLAAMTPEAFSMEGGGKGKQRVTKQSFLQPAEGQGIHGTRGEEGDDPLSSLDPLWSLGKP, translated from the exons ATGGAGGCGGTTCCCCGGATGCCGATGATCTGGCTGGATCTGAAGGAGGCTGGGGACTTCCAGTTCAGCCCGTCCGTCAGGCAG TTCATCTTGAAGAATTATGGAGAGAATCCGGACAACTACAACGAACAGATGAAGAAGCTGGAGACACTGCGGCAG AGTGCTGTAAATGTGACGAGGGATTTCGAGGGCTGCAGCACCCTGAGGAAGTACTTCGGCCAGCTGCATTACCTCCAGAGCCGGGTGCCCATGGGAACGGGCCAGGAAGCGGCAGTACCCATCTCATG GACGGAGATCTTCTCTGGAAAAACAGTTACCCACGATGACATCAGTTACGAGCAAGCCTGCATCCTGTATAATCTCG GGGCTCTTCACTCCATGTTGGGAGCCATGGATAATAGGGTGTCTGAGGAG GGGATGAAGGTGTCCTGCACACACTTCCAGTGCTCGGCGGGCGCGTTCTCCTACCTGAGAGACCACTTCAGCCACAACTTCAGCGTGGACATGAGCCACCAGATCCTCAACCTCAACATCAACCTCATGCTG GGCCAGGCTCAGGAGTGTCTGCTGGAGAAGTCCATGTTGGACAACAGGAAGAGTTTCCTGGTCGCCCGCATCAGCGCTCAG gTGGTGGATTACTATAAGGAGGCCTGCAGAGCTCTGGAGAACTCGGAGACGGCGTCGATGCTGGGGAAGATCCAGAAGGACTGGAAGAAACTGGTTCAGATGAAGATCTACTACTTTGCTTCTATCGCACAT CTTCATATGGGAAAACAGgctgaggagcagcagaagtACGGAGAGCGG TTGGCGTACCTGCAGAGCTCTTTGGACAAACTCACTGAAGCCATCAAGCTGGCCAAG GGTCAGCCTGACAGTGTGCAGGATGCCTTGAGGTTCACTATGGACGTTATCGGGGGAAA GTTCAATTCAGCCAAAAAGGACAATGACTTCATCTACCATGAGACGGTTCCCTCTCTGGAGACGCTGGCCTCAGTGAAAG GTGCCCCGCTGGTGAAAGCTCTCCCAGTAAACCCCACGGACCCCAGTGTGACCGGACCAGACCTGTTCGCCAAGCTGGTGCCAATGGCTGCTCATGAAGCCTCTTCATTATACAG TGAGGAGAAGGCCAAGCTGCTGAGGGACGTCATGATCAAGATTGACAGCAAGAATGAAACACTGGA gcaGTTCATGGACTCTCTGGGTTTGGAGCCCGAGTCGGTGGATAATCTGGACATGTACAGCCACATCCCCCCCGTCCTGATGGAGAAGTGTGCCGCTCTCAGCGTCCGACCCGACACCGTCAAGAGCCTGATCCAGTCCATGCAGG GGCTCTCTGGCGTCTTCACTGATGTGGAGTCTTCCCTGAAGGAGATCAGAGACGTGCTGGAAGAAGACGAGGCGGGTCAGCGGGCCCTGCAGGAGGCGGTGGGCCCCGCTGCAGGAGAGCTGCACCCCGCGGCTCAGGCCCAGGCTCTGGCTGAGATCCGCAGGGACCTGGAGAAGTACATGGAGGCTCACGAGAAGGCGAGCTTCACCAACACGGAGCTCCACCGGGCCATGCACCTGCACATCAGCAACCTGCGCCTGCTGGGGGGGCCCCTGGAGAGTCTGAAAGAGGCCCTGCCCCGGCCCCAGCTCAGTGAAG aggaagTGGCGGGGCTGCAGTGCATGAAGCGGATCCTGGGAAAGGTGCAGGAGATGAGGGAgcagagaggctctctggagaAGCAGCTCCGGGACCTCATCCAGCAGGACGACATCACCTCCACCCTCGTCACCACGGAGAGGGCCGACATGAGG CGTATATTCGAGGAGCAGCTGAAGAAGTACGAGCAGGTGAAGGTGTACATCGATCAGAACCTGGCGGCGCAGGAGAACATCCTGAAGGCGCTGACGGAGGCCAACGTGCAGTACGCCTCGGTGCGGAAGGGCCTGAGCCAGACGGAGCAGCAGTGGAACGGCACGGTGCAGGGGCTGGTGGGATCCTACGAGGCTTACGAGGACCTGATGAAGAAGTCCCAGGAGGGGAAGGAGTTCTACGAAGACCTGGAGGACAAAGCATCCCGCCTGCTGGAGAGAGCCAAGACTCTGGCTCAGACCCGGGCTGAGGGGAGGAGGCCCGTCCTGGAAAA AGAGACCCAGAAGAAGCCCCCCGCCCGGCCTACAGCGGCTAAGCCCTCCCTGCAGGCCAAGTCTTCAGACGGGGACTCCGCCTGCTCCAGCCTCGACGACCCAGAGCTGGCCCAGCTGAGTGCAGCCATCTTGGCATTGGGGGGGGACCTCCCTGAGGAGCTCCGCAGCCTCCCTCCAGACATTCCTTCGCTCCCCACCGGTGCAGCTCGTCACCCTGGGCACGAACCCTACCTCCCCCCCGGTGCTAACATGGGGGTCAGCAGCTCCCTTCCCTGGCCCGGAGCTCCAGCTGCAGGTCTCCCACGCTTCCCCGCAAACCTGCCTCCCCCTGAGCTGCTGGCCCGGATAGCTCAGTTTCCTACTTCTGGATTAGCGACCCAACTGCCACGTGGACCCCTCCCACAGATGGCTCCTCAGATGCCTCCGCATTTACCAGGTTATCGCCCACCCCACCCTCAAGCCCCACAACCAGGCCTCGTAGCCCCGACCCCTGTGAGACCCTCCACCACCACCGTGGACAGCATCCAGGCTCCTATCCCCAGCTACGCTCATACACCGCACCACCCTGGCCCCCCTGCAGCCTCCACTGGCTACGCTGTCCCTCCACAGATGGGGGGGTACCCCCAGTTTATGACCCGACCAGGAATGCCCATTCAAGGCGCCCCCCAACCCCAACAAccacagcagaagcagcagccgTACCCTCAGGCCATGGGGCTGCCTCAAGGGTACCAGCCCGGACCGGGACCTGTTCCTGGCCCCCACCCTCATATGCAGGCTCAGCAGGGGTACCCGCATGGATACATGCCCCCCCAGCCTGGTGTTCCTCCACACTACCAGCAGGCGTTCCCAG GTCAGCTGCAGCCCCATCAGCAGAACGGCTACCAGCCGCAGCCTCAGATCCCCCAGGGCTACCAGCCCCCCCGGGGCTACCTCCCCCAGCAGCACCCTCACATGATGCCAGGCTCCATGCCGAGACCCCCTCAAACTGTTTCTCAACACCTACCCCCGACTTCTCAGCCTGCACCTCCTACATCCCAGCCCTACCTGCCCCACCCCCACCAACAGATGCCCCCAGGACTCCCTCACCCACACATGATgccacaacagcagcagatcCCTCCCCACCCACAGATGCACATACCAGGCGGTCCCAGAATACAAATGCCCCCCACAAGTCAGCCGATGCCCCCCGTTTCGCAGCACTACATGCCCCCCGGTAACCAGCCCCTCCACTCCAACATGCGGCCACAGATGCCCCCAGCCTCTCAGCCTCATATGGTCCACATGCCGAGGGGCCACATGCCACAGATGccaccccaccaccaccctgGACAGCCTCCGATAACAAACATGCCCCAGCAGCCCATGCAGATGCCCGGCCAGGCTCTGCCCCCTCATTCTGGGGGGGTGTGCTACCCTGGAGGGGCTCCGATGATGCCTCAGCAGCCTCTGGCCCCTCAGCCTGCAGCCCCACAACAACCTCAGGGTCCCATGATTCACCCGCAGCCCTCTCCTATGTACCCCCCAGCTGTGGGTCCTAATGTACCCCCAAGTGCCCCCCAGCAACCGCCTGCCGTGGGCCCACACGTGCCCCCCGCTCAGCACATGATGCAGCCCACACCTGGAGGCCCTTCAGTGCCTCCCAACAatgtccctccctccccctcgcCTTCCCCCTCCCCATCTCCCTCCCCAGGTCCTACCTCTCTGACTCTAAACCCCCAGCAGAGAGCCACACCAGCCCCCACCCCCGGAGCTCCACCCACCCTTCCCTCCCCCTCGGCCGcctctccctccacctctctgtTTCAGCGGCAGAACTCAAGCACGGACGACCTTCTCTCTTCGAGCCCCGAGAGCATTCCCGGAGGCACCAAGGCCCCCACCAACGTGCTCCAACCCACCAAAGCTGACCCCCAGGACGGGAAGAAGAGCTCCCAGGCGGTGCTCCTGATCCAGGGTGACCCTTACCAAGCTCCGGAGCGCATCGCCCGTCTTCACGGTGAACTGGAACGTTACCGGGCCAAGGTCGACTCCCTGGAGCACCCCTCAGAGAACGAGGGGGGGCTGTCGGTGCTGGACGCCCGCTGGAAAGAGCTTCAGGACCAGCAGGAGAAGGACGCCCGCCAGCTCTCCATCGCCATCGCCCGCTGCTACACCATGAAGAACCGACACCAGGATGTCATGCCCTACGACCTGAACCGCGTGGTGCTGCAGTCAGGGAAGGACGACTACATCAACGCCAGCTGCGTGGAGGACCTGTCGCCGTACTGCCCTCGCCTCATCGCCACGCAGGCTCCGCTTAGCGGGACGGCGGCCGACTTCTGGCTGATGGTGTACGAGCAGAAGGTGTCACTGATAGTGATGCTGGTGTCAGAGCAGGAGCTGGACAAG GGAAAGGTTGTGCGCTACTTCCCCACGGAGCGGGGCCAGCAGGTCGCTCAGGGGCCGATCACCCTCAGCCTCACCACGCAGAAGACGGCCCCGACTCATGTGGAGCGCATGATCAGCCTGCAGTACCGCGACCAGAGCCTGAAGCGCACCGTGGTCCATCTGCAGTTCACCTCCTGGCCCGAGCT GGGTCTTCCTGAAAGCAAGAGCAACCTGCTGCGCTTCATCCAGGAGGTTCATGGACACTACCTGCACCAGAGGCCCCTACACACACCTGTTGTGGTGCACTGCAG CTCGGGGGTGGGACGCACCGGCGCCTTCTGTCTGCTGTACGCCGctctgcaggagctggaggcGGGACACGGGATCCCCGACCTCCCTGTGCTGGTGAAGAAGATgagacagcagaggaagaacatgctgcaggagaag ctccacctgaagTTCTGCTATGAGGCGGTGCTGAAGCACGTGGAGCAGGTCCTGCAGAGACATGGCATCaccacccccacctccacccccacctgcagcaggagcagcagctctgcaggcaCCAAG CCTTATTTGAGACAGGAGTCTCAGCAGGACATCGTCCTTGGGGGAGACATGCCCATCAGCTCCATCCAGGCCACCATAGCCAAGCTCAGCATCCGGCCACCAAGCGCCACAGACCCCGCCATGGAGACCCCCTATGGCCTGGAGGAGCAGCACGGTGGCTCCGTCTTCGACTCTCAGAGTGACGTCCAGCTGGTCCAGGACCCCCCCACAGACCCCCCTTCCTCGTTCAGCCCGCCTCTCACATCGCCTACTCACTCTCCACCCCCCAACGGCCTGGACgctgcctccccctcctcactaCCTGCACTTCCAGATGCCTCTCCCAGCGTCAGCCCTCCTCCGGCCTCCTCCGCTCCGGCTCCGTCCTCCCTGGAGCTTCTGGCTGCGATGACCCCCGAGGCCTTCTCCATGGAGGGCGGGGGCAAGGGGAAGCAGCGCGTGACCAAGCAGAGCTTCCTGCAGCCGGCAGAGGGTCAGGGCATCCACGGGACCCggggagaggaaggagacgACCCCCTCAGTAGCCTGGACCCCCTGTGGAGCCTCGGGAAGCCCTGA
- the scap gene encoding sterol regulatory element-binding protein cleavage-activating protein, translating into MTLREQLRQKISAAFYRHGLLCASYPVPIILFTSASILTCCYPLLRLPLPGTGPVEFTTGVRDYSVPSHEPQGDLGERPDWYRGPPVAYIQQVLVKAAVSPWDSSLVPVDVFRSPLSRAFSLLEEIRNHVHSDSSGVRSLESLCLQVTDLFPGLRRMQSVLPEHGCLLVSPGNYWQNQQELFDSDPDLLKTIQKHEPKGLSTSATLRDLLFGVPGKYTGVSHYNRKRVVTYTITIVLSNYDARFLSSLRSRLKQLHPSANCSLRDDHMVHVHFKEEIGIAELIPLVTTYIILFAYIYFSTRKIDMVKSKWGLALAAVVTVLSSLLMSVGLCTLFGLTPTLNGGEIFPYLVVVIGLENVLVLTKSVVSTPVDLEVKLRIAQGLSNESWSIMKNMATELCIILIGYFTLVPAIQEFCLFAVVGLVSDFFLQMFFFTTVLSIDIRRMELADLNRRLPAEAGLPPPKPGPLRPREAPPPPRPSPHTITLQTPAFRNLRLPKRLRVVYFLARTRLAQRIIMVGTVIWIGILVYTDPAGIRTYLAAQVSEQSPLGDPGGGGLPPHLGVAPVFRGVDPTSTLSIHPAPDPTPLPDNQSQGHHGAARAGPLPQPPPPPAVPQITWGAEDEEGWRRLSFRHWPSLFSYYNITLAKRYISILPVIPVTVHLSPQEAIETRHPQDTRHPPPSIPKVSADLQTDFTLYKVAALGLAAGVLLVLLLFCLYRVLCPRNYGQNGVSHGRRRRGDLPCDDYGYSPPVSEISPLLLRGHSMDIECLASDGMLLASCCLAGQIRVWDAQTGDCLTVIPHQGLRRSSSSSGCWEQRDGWDGVGGASELECLGSETSLSDGLLEEDGFPLRRRSAPARPTLFNDQPDLTPLIDTNFASQPPSHLFTPPRDGFDFGGLVERAYMEHEPPSPSAYPSPSSASSSPPSGAPGLQRRPSLGDAAASLTPERGSAAGATADWESSVWALELRGNLIAAGRSSGKLELWDAVEGSLRCVNEDGVSGITALAFLNNRIVAARLNGSLDFFTVEINKPLGLLQYRGAPGRGSMPPSPCYSSEDVISCQLTRSVQCAHQKPITVLRAAAGRVVTGSQDHTVRIYRLEDSCCLFTLQGHSGGITAIYIDQTMVLASGGQDGAICLWDVLTGSRVSHVYGHRGDVTSLVCTTSCVISSGLDDLICIWDRSTGIKLYSIQQEAGCGASLGVISESLLVTGGQGCVSFWDLNFGDLLQTVYLGQSSDGQGVRQLLVLDNAAIICDFGSELSLVYVPSVLEKLD; encoded by the exons CTATCCGTTATTGAGGCTCCCCCTGCCTGGGACGGGTCCTGTGGAGTTCACCACAGGGGTGCGAGACTACAGCGTCCCTTCCCATGAGCCTCAGGGAGACCTCGGAGAGCGGCCCGACTGG TACCGGGGTCCTCCGGTGGCCTACATCCAGCAGGTGTTGGTGAAGGCGGCGGTGTCTCCGTGGGACAGTAGCCTGGTGCCGGTGGACGTGTTTCGGTCTCCGCTGAGTCGAGCCTTCAGCCTGCTGGAGGAGATCCGCAACCACGTGCACTcagacag CTCCGGCGTTCGCAGTCTGGAGTCGCTCTGTCTCCAGGTGACGGACCTGTTTCCGGGGTTACGGCGGATGCAGTCGGTGCTGCCGGAGCATGGCTGCCTGCTCGTCTCCCCCGGCAACTACTGGCAGAACCAGCAGGAGCTGTTCGACTCGGACCCCGACCTCCTCAAGACCATCCAGAAACACGAACCCAAAGGCCTCAGCACGTCGGCCACGCTGcgag accTGCTGTTTGGCGTCCCTGGGAAATACACTGGGGTCAGTCACTACAACAGGAAGAGGGTGGTGACGTACACCATCACTATAGTGCTGTCCAACTACGATGCGAG gttcCTGAGTAGCCTGCGGTCCCGTCTGAAGCAGCTCCACCCGTCAGCCAACTGCAGCCTGAGAGACGACCACATGGTGCACGTCCATTTCAAAGAGGAGATCGGCATCGCAGAGCTCATCCCGCTCGTCACCACCTACATCATCCTGTTCGCCTACATCTACTTCTCcacac gaAAGATCGACATGGTGAAGTCTAAGTGGGGTCTGGCTCTGGCCGCTGTGGTCACCGTGCTCAGCTCTCTGCTCATGTCTGTGGGACTCTGCACGCTGTTTGGACTCACACCCACGCTCAACGGAGG GGAGATTTTCCCTTATCTGGTGGTGGTGATCGGCCTGGAGAACGTCCTGGTCCTCACCAAATCCGTGGTGTCCACTCCCGTCGACCTCGAGGTCAAACTCCGCATCGCTCAGG GCCTTAGTAATGAGAGCTGGTCTATCATGAAGAACATGGCCACTGAACTGTGCATCATCCTCATCGGATACTTCACTCTGGTGCCGGCTATCCAG GAgttctgtctgtttgctgtgGTGGGGCTGGTGTCTGACTTCTTCCTGCAGATGTTCTTCTTCACCACGGTGCTATCGATAGACATCCGACGCATGGAG CTGGCTGATTTGAACCGCCGCCTCCCAGCTGAAGCCGGACTCCCGCCTCCCAAACCCGGCCCGCTGCGTCCACGTGAAGCCCCACCTCCCCCACGGCCTTCCCCCCACACCATCACCCTGCAGACCCCCGCTTTCAGGAACCTGAGGCTCCCCAAGAGGCTGAGGGTGGTCTACTTCCTGGCCCGCACTCGCCTGGCTCAGCGCATCATCATG GTCGGCACGGTTATCTGGATCGGCATCCTGGTCTACACCGACCCGGCTGGAATACGCACCTACCTGGCTGCACAGGTGTCGGAGCAAAGCCCCCTGGGAGATCCCGGAGGAGGCGGCCTGCCCCCTCACCTGGGCGTGGCCCCTGTGTTTCGTGGAGTCGACCCCACCAGCACCCTGAGCATCCACCCCGCACCAGATCCAACCCCCTTACCGGACAACCAATCACAGGGCCACCATGGCGCTGCCAGGGCGGGGCCTCTCCCCCAGCCTCCGCCGCCGCCCGCCGTGCCTCAGATCACCTGGGGGGCCGAGGACGAGGAGGGCTGGAGGAGGCTGTCCTTCAGGCACTGGCCGTCGCTCTTCAGCTACTACAACATCACGCTGGCCAAGAG GTACATCAGCATCCTGCCCGTCATTCCCGTCACCGTTCACCTCAGCCCCCAGGAGGCCATCGAGACACGTCACCCTCAGGACACGAGGCACCCCCCTCCCTCTATACCCAAGGTCTCTGCAGACCTACAGACGGACTTCACCCTCTACAA gGTTGCGGCTCTGGGTCTGGCGGCGGGCGtcctgctggtgctgctgctcttctgtcTCTACCGGGTCCTCTGCCCGCGTAACTACGGCCAGAACGGGGTCTCTCACGGGCGCCGGCGCCGAGGGGACCTGCCCTGCGACGACTACGGATACTCGCCCCCCGTCAGCGAGATCTCCCCGCTGCTGCTCAGGGGCCACAGCATG gacatCGAGTGTTTGGCCAGTGACGGGATGCTGCTGGCCAGCTGCTGCCTGGCGGGACAGATCCGGGTCTGGGACGCTCAGACTGGAGACTGTCTGACCGTCATCCCACACCAGGG GCTGaggcgcagcagcagcagcagtggctgCTGGGAGCAGCGGGACGGCTGGGACGGCGTGGGCGGAGCCTCCGAGTTGGAGTGTCTGGGCTCTGAAACCTCCCTCAGTGACGGGCTCTTGGAGGAGGACGGCTTCCCGCTGAGGCGCCGCTCTGCCCCCGCCCGTCCGACTCTGTTCAACGACCAGCCCGACCTCACGCCGCTCATCGACACCAACTTTGCCTCCCAGCCCCCCTCCCACCTCTTCACCCCGCCCCGGGACGGCTTTGACTTCGGAGGTCTGGTGGAGCGCGCCTACATGGAGCACgagcccccctccccctcagcGTACCCCTCACCTTCCTCAGCCTCGTCCTCGCCGCCCTCAGGGGCCCCGGGGCTCCAGAGGAGACCAAGCTTAGGGGACGCAGCCGCCTCCCTGACCCCAGAGAGAGGCTCCGCAGCGGGGGCGACGGCGGACTGGGAGAGCTCCGTCTGGGCTCTGGAGCTCCGAGGGAACCTGATCGCTGCGGGGAGGAGCAGCGGGAAACTGGAG TTATGGGACGCAGTGGAGGGGTCGCTGCGCTGCGTTAATGAAGACGGAGTCTCTGGAATCACAGCTCTAGCCTTCCTCAACaacag AATCGTAGCGGCTCGGCTGAACGGATCTCTGGATTTCTTCACTGTTGAGATAAACAAGCCTCTGGGTCTGCTGCAGTACAGAG gtgctCCTGGGCGAGGCAGcatgcccccctccccctgttaCAGCAGCGAGGATGTGATCAGCTGTCAGCTGACGCGCTCCGTACAGTGCGCTCACCAGAAGCCAATCACGGTGCTGCGAGCGGCGGCCGGCAGGGTGGTGACCGGCAGCCAGGACCACACCGTCCGG ATTTATCGTCTGGAGGACTCGTGCTGCCTCTTCACCCTGCAGGGTCACTCTGGAGGGATCACAGCCATCTACATAGACCAG ACGATGGTGCTGGCGAGCGGCGGGCAGGACGGAGCCATCTGCCTGTGGGACGTCCTGACGGGGAGTCGTGTGAGCCATGTTTACGGTCACCGGGGCGACGTCACCTCGTTGGTCTGCACCACCTCCTGCGTCATCAGCTCGGGACTGGACGACCTCATCTGCATCTGGGACCGGAGCACCGGCATCAAACTGTACTCCATACAGCAG GAGGCGGGCTGCGGGGCCAGCCTAGGGGTCATCTCCGAGTCTCTGCTGGTGACGGGGGGCCAGGGCTGCGTCTCCTTCTGGGACCTGAACTTCGGGGACCTGCTGCAGACGGTGTACCTGGGCCAGAGCAGCGACGGGCAGGGCGTCCGGCAGCTGCTGGTGCTCGACAACGCCGCCATCATCTGCGACTTCGGCAGCGAGCTCAGCCTGGTGTACGTGCCCTCGGTGCTGGAGAAACTCGACTGA